The bacterium DNA window AGCTCACGGCGCGCCCGCTCCTCAACTTGTTTTTTCCGGAGCTGTCCGGCGTCATTCAGCCGCTCGCGGGCGAGTACGCGGGGCGGCGCGAATTGCTCGAGCGCCTGCCGTTCTTTACCGGGTACGGCGTCGAGATCGGGCACCTCATCGACATTCTGGAGCGGTTCGGCCTCGACCGGATCGGGCAGGTCGACCTCGACACCCGCGTGCACCGCAACCGCGAACTCGGCTCGCTGTCGCTCATGGCGTTCGCGATCATCCAGGTCGTGATGGCGCGCGTCGGCGACCGCGCCGGCTACCCCCTCCGCCGGCAGATGAACACGGCGATGAAGCTGATCCGGACCGGGCCGTCCCCCGCCCTCGACGTGAAGGAGCTCCGCGAGCACGAACGGCCGCCGATCGTGTCCGTGCCTGCCTATCGGACACGGGGCGCCGCCGTCGCGGCACGCGACTGACCCGCGGCGTGTCGGCCGGCGACGTCCTCGGTCAGATCGCGCACGACGTCGGGGATCCCCGCGCCTGGGCCGCGGTGATCGAGCACGCCGTCGCGCTCCTGATCATCGCGTTCGCGGCCTGGGCGGTCGTGGCCGTGCTTACGTCGGCCATCCGGCGCGCGGGCCGGCGGCCCGGCCGGCCGGTCACGCTCGCGCCGCTCGCCGAGAGCGCCGTGCGGTACGCGGTCGGATTCGCGGCGCTCATGCTGATGCTGGAGGCCGTCCACGTCAACGTGACGGCGATCCTCGCGAGCGCCGGCATCGTCAGCCTGGCGTTCGGCTTCGGCGCGCAGTACGTGATTCGCGACGTGCTCGCCGGACTGTTCCTCCTGTCCGAGGGCCTCGTGCAGATCGGCGATCTCGTGCGCCTGGACGCCGACACCGGCACGGTCGAGCGGATCACGCTGCGCACAATGCAGATTCGCAAGTTCAACGGCGAGCTGCTGACCGTGCCGAACGGCGCCGTGACCCGGATCGGCAATCTGAGCCGCGGCTTCGGCCGGGCGATCGTGCAGGTCACGGTCCCCTATCGGGCGGACCTCGGCCGGGTGCTGGAAGTGCTGCGTGGCGTGGGCCGGGAGTGGGCGGCCGCCCATCCCGACGACGCCCGCGGCGCGCCCTCGGTCGACGGCGCGGTCGACATGAAGGACGCCGGGATCACGGTGCAGCTGTCCGTGCTGGTCCCGGCGGGCCGGCAGTGGGCGGCGGAGGCCGCGATGCGGCAGCGCGTGCTCGAAGTCCTCGCGGAACAGGGAATAAAAATGGACACACGCGTTTCTGTTACAATATGACCGAGCCCTGAAACCGGGCACGGACGTTCGCGGCGGGACGGAGGGTACCGGCTCATCCCCTGAGCCGGTGGGGGACCCCCGATGCGGAAGGTTGTGGCGCATTCCCCGTGAGGCAAATGACGAAAGCCGACGCGAACCTGGTCTTCACGCTCCACACGCATCTTCCGTTCGTGCTGAACCACGGC harbors:
- a CDS encoding mechanosensitive ion channel domain-containing protein, yielding MSAGDVLGQIAHDVGDPRAWAAVIEHAVALLIIAFAAWAVVAVLTSAIRRAGRRPGRPVTLAPLAESAVRYAVGFAALMLMLEAVHVNVTAILASAGIVSLAFGFGAQYVIRDVLAGLFLLSEGLVQIGDLVRLDADTGTVERITLRTMQIRKFNGELLTVPNGAVTRIGNLSRGFGRAIVQVTVPYRADLGRVLEVLRGVGREWAAAHPDDARGAPSVDGAVDMKDAGITVQLSVLVPAGRQWAAEAAMRQRVLEVLAEQGIKMDTRVSVTI